Proteins encoded in a region of the Cardiocondyla obscurior isolate alpha-2009 unplaced genomic scaffold, Cobs3.1 scaffold33_214576_698314, whole genome shotgun sequence genome:
- the LOC139112662 gene encoding uncharacterized protein: MWGSRLSKKNEDEEIDKFEDSKSDLNEVPVDVQKNAESDRFNLNVVGTTPAEQIVIPPFWEEKPELWFRSIEAQFIAKRITSDNTKFFTLVGKLDQKTLSIIEDLILDPPETGKFESLKTELLAHFGQTSDQRYHKLTTGLILENKKPSTLLREMTALSKKKFDAEFIRFLWLQKLPREMQLALVAAEGLDNSGMAAQADRLWEIQKATSEQISVVSSDISSGNVLEQVNELTNQLNALSNRNYGGQINTRYRPKAHNTLPRKGSSKRTWCQFHKSFGKDARNCSSPCSWLCLHHMRWGAESRNCTPPCNFKPVDSKVSQGNSVARQ; encoded by the coding sequence ATGTGGGGCTCGAGGTTGAGTAAGAAGAACGAAGACGAGGAGATCGACAAATTTGAGGATTCGAAAAGTGATCTAAACGAGGTACCTGTAGATGTCCAAAAAAACGCGGAATCAGACCgatttaacctcaatgtggtTGGTACTACACCGGCGGAACAGATAGTTATTCCGCCGTTTTGGGAAGAAAAACCAGAATTGTGGTTTCGCTCTATAGAGGCACAGTTTATAGCAAAACGAATAACTAGCGACAACACTAAATTCTTTACTCTCGTGGGTAAGTTGGATCAAAAAACGTTATCAATTATTGAAGATCTCATTCTAGATCCTCCGGAAACCGGGAAGTTTGAGAGCCTTAAAACTGAGTTGCTTGCACATTTTGGCCAAACATCAGATCAACGTTATCATAAACTTACCACCGGCttaattttggaaaataagAAGCCTTCTACATTGCTCAGAGAGATGACTGCTCTCAGCAAGAAAAAGTTTGATGCAGAATTTATTCGGTTCTTGTGGCTTCAGAAACTTCCACGAGAGATGCAATTAGCATTGGTAGCAGCAGAGGGTCTAGATAATTCAGGTATGGCAGCGCAAGCAGATAGACTCTGGGAAATTCAAAAGGCTACCAGTGAGCAAATCTCAGTCGTTTCATCCGACATTTCGTCGGGAAACGTTCTGGAACAAGTTAACGAGCTCACAAATCAATTGAACGCTCTTTCGAATAGAAATTATGGAGGACAAATTAACACACGCTATCGACCCAAAGCTCATAATACTTTGCCAAGAAAGGGTAGTTCCAAAAGAACCTGGTGTCAGTTTCATAAAAGCTTTGGAAAGGATGCTCGAAATTGCTCTTCCCCCTGCAGCTGGTTATGTTTGCATCACATGCGATGGGGAGCGGAGTCCAGGAATTGTACGCCTCCATGTAATTTCAAACCTGTAGACAGCAAAGTTAGTCAGGGAAACTCTGTAGCACGACAGTAG
- the LOC139112656 gene encoding uncharacterized protein gives MDRREQQLTAQADRLTLKEFNAWNQQCEEYIELLEDQGRNKRARLSIGAKQSLVACIARIESLRDLTKQRFIHVGAGHNTKNKGLRWREIDTAFESRILTGVVINSNYIEPHKFLEDARDIVLKHVQNVMHKHNNIKINVVFNGEFVANNKTANKSVCTKNCELFRSSDLQEWYESRIIEPILTSLDEFQERDSGWALSRIHNLMINVNKHNPLHAGCHVILPQEIKMKRAVINIQSADNACFAWSVVAALYPAEKHVDRIISYPHYATVLNLEGIEFPITMKHVKKFENLNNISINIYTIEKKKILPIQLTDKVRERHIHLLYTQRDNDVGHFSLIKNLSRLISSQLSKTKSKKYFCDR, from the coding sequence ATGGATCGACGAGAGCAACAGTTGACAGCGCAAGCAGATCGATtgactttaaaagaatttaatgcaTGGAATCAGCAATGTGAAgaatatatcgaattattgGAGGACCAGGGGCGAAATAAACGTGCAAGATTATCAATCGGTGCGAAGCAATCACTAGTTGCATGTATTGCACGTATCGAAAGTTTAAGAGATTTAACAAAACAACGTTTCATTCATGTGGGTGCtggacataatacaaaaaataaaggactTCGATGGCGTGAAATTGACACAGCTTTTGAAAGCCGCATATTAACTGGtgtggtaattaattcaaactatatcgagcctCACAAATTTCTGGAAGATGCGCGAGacattgtattaaaacatgtgcaaaatgttatgcataaacataacaatataaaaattaatgttgtatttaatggtgaatttgtagctaacaataaaactgcaaataaaagtgtGTGCACAAAAAACTGTGAACTCTTTCGTTCAAGTGATCTACAAGAGTGGTACGAGTCACGCATTATCGAGCCTATTCTCACATCCTTGGACGAATTTCAAGAACGTGACAGCGGGTGGGCACTGtcgcgtatacataatttgatgataaatgtaaataaacacAATCCATTACATGCTGGGTGCCATGTGATATTACcacaggaaattaaaatgaaaagagctgtgataaatatacaatCTGCTGACAATGCATGTTTCGCATGGTCAGTGGTAGCCGCTCTATACCCAGCCGAGAAACATGTGGATCGAATAATATCATATCCACATTATGCAACAGTGTTAAATCTTGAAGGTATTGAGTTTCCAATAACTATgaaacatgttaaaaaatttgaaaatcttaataatatttccatcaacatatatacgattgagaagaaaaaaattctaccaatACAACTCACAGATAAAGTACGAGAGAGACACATTCATTTGTTGTACACACAGCGAGATAATGATGTTGgacatttttcattgataaaaaatttatcacgtcttATAAGTTCACAGCTTAGTAAAACAAagagtaagaaatatttttgtgatcggtaa